The following proteins are encoded in a genomic region of Arcobacter suis CECT 7833:
- the murA gene encoding UDP-N-acetylglucosamine 1-carboxyvinyltransferase: MEYLKIIGGNDISGSVEISGAKNAALPLIACTILGKNEITIGNLPNVVDINTFLKLIKKLGGTYEKDNHTAKINTTTINNTTATYDIVKTMRASILVLGPILARFGHCEVSLPGGCAIGQRPVDLHLKALEQMGAKIEILHGYIRATAPNGLKGAKIVFDKVTVGGTENTVMAAALAHGTTTIINAAKEPEIVQLCEVLANSGVKIEGIGSSKIIIEGTGQKLIDIKPFDVIPDRIEAGTYMCAAAIRNQKLKIEKVIPLHLEAVISKLEEMNFEILQDENSVTILPTTEIKPVNIITTEYPGFPTDMQAQFMALATQANGTSTIDERLFENRFMHVSELLRLGADIHLNGNTATINGKAGTLNGTDVMATDLRASSALVLAALVASGETNIHRIYHLDRGYENLEGKLSKIGANVKRFTE, translated from the coding sequence ATGGAATACTTAAAAATTATTGGGGGGAATGATATTTCAGGAAGCGTTGAAATATCAGGTGCAAAAAACGCAGCACTACCTTTAATTGCTTGTACTATTTTAGGAAAAAATGAAATAACTATTGGAAACTTACCAAATGTAGTTGATATTAATACTTTTTTAAAACTAATCAAAAAACTTGGTGGAACTTATGAAAAAGATAATCATACTGCAAAAATCAATACAACAACAATAAATAATACAACAGCAACTTATGATATTGTAAAAACAATGAGAGCTTCTATTTTAGTTTTAGGACCAATATTAGCTAGATTTGGACACTGTGAAGTTTCACTTCCAGGTGGTTGTGCAATTGGTCAAAGACCTGTTGATTTACACTTAAAAGCTTTAGAGCAAATGGGTGCTAAAATTGAAATTTTACATGGTTATATACGAGCCACTGCTCCAAATGGTTTAAAAGGTGCAAAAATAGTATTTGATAAAGTAACTGTTGGTGGAACTGAAAATACAGTTATGGCAGCAGCACTTGCGCACGGAACTACTACTATTATAAATGCAGCAAAAGAGCCAGAAATCGTGCAACTTTGTGAAGTATTAGCAAATAGTGGAGTAAAAATAGAAGGAATTGGAAGTTCAAAAATTATAATTGAAGGAACAGGACAAAAACTAATCGATATTAAACCTTTTGATGTAATTCCTGATAGAATTGAAGCTGGAACATATATGTGTGCAGCTGCTATTAGAAATCAAAAACTAAAAATTGAAAAAGTAATTCCCCTACATTTAGAAGCTGTTATTTCAAAACTTGAAGAAATGAATTTTGAAATCTTACAAGATGAAAATAGTGTTACAATCTTACCAACAACAGAAATTAAACCTGTAAATATAATCACAACAGAATATCCAGGATTCCCAACTGATATGCAAGCTCAATTTATGGCACTTGCAACTCAAGCAAATGGAACAAGTACAATTGATGAAAGATTATTTGAAAATAGATTTATGCATGTTAGTGAACTTTTAAGACTTGGAGCTGATATTCATCTAAATGGAAACACTGCAACTATAAACGGAAAAGCTGGAACTTTAAATGGAACAGATGTAATGGCAACTGATTTAAGAGCTTCTTCTGCTCTTGTTTTAGCGGCACTTGTTGCAAGTGGAGAAACAAATATTCATAGAATTTACCATTTAGATAGAGGTTATGAAAATCTTGAAGGAAAACTTTCAAAAATCGGTGCAAACGTAAAAAGGTTTACAGAATAA
- a CDS encoding HNH endonuclease, producing MISDLDFIILSSLIIACLLPLYIYKEKILKKKVKKEDEGFPIFLKDLKLYMREHHPKINIDYRIVEKTKNEENSELRQTLIIDSVIKQFFNFPYSKETQATIQREKLWMNYQEKSKSNPKYPSDWALRKEFAWRRDNKCCNRCAQELNINETYTSFVKEIKDGGGYNLENIITLCVNCNRIVDSKNPKSTISSLILTDKLMSFIK from the coding sequence TTGATTTCAGATTTAGACTTTATAATTCTTTCAAGTTTAATCATAGCTTGTTTATTACCACTATATATTTATAAAGAAAAAATACTCAAAAAAAAAGTAAAAAAAGAAGATGAAGGTTTTCCCATATTTCTTAAAGATTTAAAACTTTATATGCGCGAACATCATCCAAAAATTAATATTGATTATAGAATTGTTGAAAAAACAAAAAATGAAGAAAACTCTGAACTAAGACAAACTTTGATTATAGACAGTGTAATCAAACAATTTTTTAATTTTCCATATTCAAAAGAAACTCAAGCAACAATTCAAAGGGAAAAACTTTGGATGAATTATCAAGAAAAATCAAAATCAAATCCAAAGTACCCAAGTGATTGGGCGCTAAGAAAAGAGTTTGCATGGAGAAGAGATAATAAATGTTGTAATAGATGTGCTCAAGAACTTAATATAAATGAAACCTACACTAGTTTTGTAAAAGAGATAAAAGATGGTGGTGGTTATAATCTTGAAAATATCATAACTTTATGTGTAAATTGTAATAGAATTGTAGATTCTAAAAATCCCAAAAGCACTATTTCTTCGCTTATTTTAACTGATAAATTAATGTCATTTATTAAATAA
- a CDS encoding secretin N-terminal domain-containing protein gives MKLNKFIFIAILAFNLVANDEINVNFKDLKISDLVKITSKIINKNILITQEIEGTIDFIPNKPVNKNELIKILYMTLEDKGYTLVEDNDVLRVIKLSEIKKETSLIKLKNIKADFAKKSLDELSKSILNQNLSIVENIPDNSITLIGEKKDVEYLSKYIKNIDENSVSLKKEVKVINLKNIDASNILKILEDIISKKENIDSVNKPVISLDNESNSIVVMGNTEELLYINCLIKELDVEKAQVYVQARIIEVNDELVNQIGISYGIFAGSANSNGLTAFSSSLNGGSDSISLVKEAIGLDIPDITSGLALGASLNLLKQNGALDIVSEPSILAINNKESSIYVGETISIKTSSSVTDGGTTRENFQREDVGLTLKVKPRISNETKVTLEINTILEGVKTTKTISGNADTSKKEVKTTAILNNGESVIIGGLIENKIETTNQKVPVLGDIPLFGELFKNDISNNKKNNLVVIVTPYMIPKTKDITFIRNKLSQLKSLEDKYLEESLIKLKENHLKRKIQDKKTEEKSKELDKEIEKVSNNYEKSEHEKRVSEILGN, from the coding sequence ATGAAATTGAATAAATTTATTTTCATAGCTATTTTAGCTTTTAATTTAGTTGCAAATGATGAAATAAATGTAAATTTTAAAGATTTAAAAATAAGTGACTTAGTCAAAATAACTTCTAAAATAATCAATAAAAATATATTAATAACACAGGAAATAGAAGGAACGATTGATTTTATACCAAATAAGCCAGTCAATAAAAACGAATTAATTAAAATTTTGTATATGACTTTAGAAGACAAAGGTTATACTTTAGTTGAAGATAATGATGTTTTAAGAGTTATAAAATTATCCGAAATAAAAAAAGAAACTTCACTAATAAAACTAAAAAATATAAAAGCAGATTTTGCAAAAAAAAGTTTAGATGAATTATCAAAATCAATTTTAAATCAAAATCTCTCTATTGTCGAAAATATTCCTGATAATTCAATAACTCTTATTGGAGAGAAAAAAGATGTGGAGTATTTATCAAAATACATTAAAAATATTGATGAAAATTCTGTTTCTTTGAAGAAAGAAGTAAAAGTAATAAATTTGAAGAATATCGATGCAAGTAATATTTTAAAAATATTAGAAGATATAATAAGTAAAAAAGAGAATATTGATTCTGTAAATAAACCAGTTATTTCTTTGGATAATGAATCAAATTCGATAGTTGTAATGGGAAATACAGAAGAACTTTTATATATAAATTGTTTAATTAAAGAACTTGATGTTGAAAAAGCGCAAGTTTATGTTCAAGCTAGAATTATTGAAGTTAATGATGAGTTGGTAAATCAAATAGGAATTTCTTATGGAATATTTGCAGGAAGTGCGAATAGCAATGGACTTACAGCCTTTTCTTCTAGTTTAAATGGTGGTTCAGATTCAATCTCTTTGGTTAAAGAAGCAATAGGTTTAGATATTCCTGATATTACTTCTGGATTAGCTTTGGGAGCTTCTTTAAATTTACTAAAACAAAATGGAGCTTTAGATATTGTTTCTGAACCTTCTATTTTAGCTATAAATAATAAGGAGAGTTCTATTTATGTGGGAGAAACAATATCTATAAAAACTTCAAGTAGTGTTACTGATGGCGGAACAACAAGGGAAAACTTTCAAAGAGAAGATGTTGGTTTAACTTTAAAAGTAAAACCTAGAATTTCAAATGAAACAAAAGTAACCCTTGAAATAAATACTATACTTGAAGGAGTAAAAACTACTAAAACCATAAGTGGCAATGCTGATACTTCAAAAAAAGAAGTAAAAACAACAGCTATTTTAAATAATGGAGAAAGTGTAATAATTGGAGGATTAATAGAAAATAAAATTGAAACTACAAATCAAAAAGTTCCAGTATTAGGAGATATTCCTTTATTTGGAGAACTTTTTAAAAATGATATTTCTAATAATAAAAAGAATAATTTAGTTGTAATAGTAACTCCATATATGATACCAAAAACAAAAGATATTACTTTTATTCGAAATAAATTATCACAACTTAAAAGCTTAGAAGATAAGTATTTAGAAGAATCATTAATAAAATTAAAAGAAAATCATTTAAAAAGAAAAATACAAGACAAAAAAACAGAAGAAAAATCAAAAGAATTGGATAAAGAAATTGAAAAAGTAAGTAATAATTATGAAAAAAGTGAACATGAAAAAAGAGTTTCTGAGATTTTAGGGAATTAG